In one Mucilaginibacter sp. PAMB04168 genomic region, the following are encoded:
- a CDS encoding IPT/TIG domain-containing protein, translated as MKKLLLFSFLVAVIVAACKKDKISTPRSEIIPQSNNTPTPGNPNTPAVAITVTGVSPLAISAGMSVDILGSNFGSSLSEVSVSLNGVPATVKSVTNTKITVIAPVTNSGKVTVTIGSQRAEGGDFYYDKAKDLPTSAYTSGDVILNTQAQVDAFVTLNKDNPALTITGNLSITGFEITSIAGLDNILIAVTKDISINTLILRDINLRKLTSAGSITLGPNSIFAGVDLAPNGPHSAATSIDLSSLTKATNLSIVSCPQLTKLTLGKLSSLNTLYIFACPLLTEADFTSLTSAASIRLYEVGLHSLAIDRVASASDITLSIMPNLRSISFRALRQSTILRINDCPQINHIDFSTLTKITNSLNLVKLPVIDMSAFAKLQSVSELIVSNCANLKSFKGLENLTSLSLNAISTNGILPAKPVGLTITGNPVLTSLSGLDNLNVTWASITNNPSLSDLCPFKKQLILLNALPLYSYKRYIPSQIDTKPSRTVIETSIALTLTGNAQYATQTSAIAALATCP; from the coding sequence TTGAAAAAACTTTTACTCTTTAGTTTCCTTGTAGCAGTTATTGTTGCCGCTTGCAAGAAAGACAAAATTTCCACTCCCCGATCTGAAATCATTCCACAAAGCAATAATACTCCAACACCTGGAAATCCTAATACACCGGCTGTAGCCATAACGGTTACAGGTGTAAGCCCTTTAGCTATCAGCGCCGGAATGTCTGTGGATATTTTAGGTAGCAATTTTGGCTCCTCACTAAGTGAAGTATCTGTATCACTAAATGGCGTACCCGCAACAGTTAAGTCGGTTACTAATACAAAAATTACTGTTATTGCGCCGGTTACAAACAGTGGAAAGGTAACAGTAACCATAGGCAGCCAAAGGGCAGAAGGGGGTGATTTTTATTATGATAAAGCCAAGGATTTGCCTACATCTGCTTATACTTCGGGCGATGTGATACTGAATACACAAGCGCAGGTAGATGCTTTTGTGACATTGAATAAAGACAATCCGGCACTTACCATCACTGGCAATCTTAGCATAACAGGGTTTGAAATTACTTCCATTGCCGGATTGGATAATATACTGATTGCTGTTACCAAAGATATAAGTATTAACACGTTAATACTGCGTGATATTAACCTAAGGAAATTGACGTCTGCAGGCTCTATAACTTTAGGTCCAAATTCTATATTTGCAGGTGTAGACCTTGCTCCTAATGGACCTCATTCAGCAGCAACAAGCATCGATCTAAGCAGTTTAACTAAAGCAACTAATCTTTCTATTGTTTCTTGCCCGCAACTTACAAAACTTACGTTAGGTAAACTGAGCAGTTTGAATACGCTATATATATTTGCCTGCCCGCTGCTTACTGAAGCAGATTTTACATCGCTCACCTCGGCGGCAAGCATACGCCTGTACGAGGTCGGGCTCCATTCATTAGCCATAGACAGGGTAGCCAGTGCATCTGACATCACCTTGAGCATCATGCCTAATTTGCGTTCCATCAGTTTTAGGGCACTACGGCAGAGTACGATCCTTAGAATTAACGATTGCCCGCAGATTAATCACATTGATTTTAGCACGTTAACAAAAATAACCAACTCACTAAACCTGGTTAAACTGCCTGTTATTGACATGAGTGCATTTGCGAAGCTGCAAAGTGTCAGCGAGCTTATAGTTTCTAACTGTGCTAACTTAAAAAGTTTCAAAGGTTTAGAAAACCTCACTTCGCTATCGCTCAACGCAATCAGCACCAATGGTATATTGCCGGCCAAACCCGTAGGTTTAACAATAACCGGCAATCCGGTTCTAACATCATTGTCGGGCCTGGATAATTTGAATGTAACCTGGGCAAGCATAACCAACAACCCCTCCCTTTCAGATCTTTGTCCGTTTAAAAAGCAATTAATTCTGCTAAATGCCTTACCGCTTTACTCATATAAAAGATACATACCCAGCCAAATTGATACGAAACCATCGCGCACTGTGATTGAAACCAGCATTGCGCTTACACTTACAGGTAATGCCCAGTATGCTACACAAACGTCGGCCATAGCTGCGTTGGCAACGTGTCCATAG
- a CDS encoding response regulator transcription factor codes for MKKKIAIIEDNVVIRNGFAAVIDSAADYQVCGQYSSCEEALKKLVTDTPDLVLMDIDLPGMNGIDGTMQIKKRQPECIVLIITVLEDSDKVFRSLCAGAGGYIVKNSDTDGIVRNLNEAFSGGAPMSLNIAKMVVQSFNRPQNSPLSERETDVLRGIAAGKSYTKIALDLFISKETVRSHIKNIYQKLAVNSKAEALKVAGSNKWIV; via the coding sequence ATGAAGAAGAAGATTGCCATTATTGAAGATAACGTTGTGATCAGGAACGGTTTTGCTGCCGTGATTGACAGCGCTGCCGACTACCAGGTATGCGGCCAATATTCTTCTTGCGAAGAGGCATTGAAAAAGCTGGTGACCGATACTCCCGACTTGGTACTGATGGACATTGACCTGCCCGGCATGAACGGTATTGATGGCACCATGCAAATCAAAAAACGACAGCCTGAGTGCATTGTTCTCATTATTACCGTGCTGGAAGACAGTGATAAGGTATTTCGTTCGCTATGTGCAGGCGCAGGGGGCTACATTGTTAAAAACTCGGATACGGATGGAATTGTCAGAAATCTCAATGAGGCCTTTTCGGGAGGTGCACCTATGAGCCTCAATATTGCAAAAATGGTGGTGCAATCCTTCAACCGGCCGCAAAACTCGCCTCTCTCTGAACGGGAAACGGATGTGCTCAGGGGCATTGCTGCAGGTAAAAGCTATACAAAAATAGCGCTTGACCTGTTCATCAGTAAAGAAACCGTTCGCAGTCACATTAAGAATATCTACCAAAAATTGGCGGTTAACAGTAAGGCCGAGGCCTTAAAAGTTGCCGGTAGTAACAAGTGGATTGTGTAG